A genome region from Deltaproteobacteria bacterium includes the following:
- a CDS encoding TRAP transporter large permease subunit, translated as FIGVATPTEAAALGALSTALVAAMYRSLTFKVVAQSVMSTVRVSVVVLMIILASNAFSQVLAFTGASRGLVEMVAGFQAPPVVILVLMMLIVLVLGMFVDQISIMMITVPIYFPLAAQLGFDPIWFGILMLLNMEVANTTPPFGLQLFVLKGVVPDASMVEIYKSCFPFVLLDMVNLAVMIAFPALVLTLPRLMLS; from the coding sequence TCTTCATCGGCGTGGCGACGCCCACGGAGGCGGCGGCCCTGGGAGCGCTGAGCACGGCCCTTGTGGCGGCCATGTACCGCAGCCTGACCTTCAAGGTGGTGGCGCAGTCGGTGATGAGCACGGTGCGCGTGTCCGTTGTGGTGCTCATGATCATCCTCGCGTCCAACGCCTTCAGTCAGGTGCTGGCGTTCACCGGCGCCAGCCGGGGACTGGTGGAGATGGTGGCGGGGTTCCAGGCGCCGCCGGTGGTGATCCTGGTGCTGATGATGCTGATCGTGCTCGTGCTGGGCATGTTCGTGGACCAGATCTCCATCATGATGATCACGGTGCCCATCTATTTCCCGCTGGCCGCCCAGCTCGGCTTCGATCCCATCTGGTTCGGCATCCTGATGCTCCTCAACATGGAGGTGGCCAACACCACGCCCCCCTTCGGGCTGCAGCTCTTCGTCCTCAAGGGGGTGGTTCCGGACGCTTCCATGGTGGAGATCTACAAGAGCTGCTTTCCCTTCGTGCTGCTCGACATGGTGAACCTGGCGGTCATGATCGCCTTTCCCGCCCTGGTGCTGACCCTGCCCCGGCTCATGCTCAGTTGA